In the genome of bacterium, the window CACATCGCCTTCGGCACCACCGCCTTGAACGACGACATGGCGACGCTCAAAGAGCTCGCTCGGCTCGCCGCGTTCATCGGCCAGGCGAAGATTCGCGTCATCAAACTAGAGTAGAATAAAGAAGAAATGTTGAGCTGGCTGCAAGGCAAGAAGGACGTCAACCGACTGATCGCCCGGGGGCAGTACGCCAAGGCGATCAAGGTCATTCAGAAGCACCTCCGGGAAGATCCCAAGAGCGTGCATCTGCGCAAGATGCTCGCCGACGTCCTGGAGCGCGACGGCCAGAAGCGGCGCGCGATCGAAGTGCTCGAGGGCCTGGTGCAGGAATTCTCGACCGAGGGTTTCGTCACCAAGGCGATCGCCGTGCTCAAGAAGATCCAGCGCATCGATCCCGGGCAGTCGGACGCCGAGGAGATGCTCGACACCCTGATCAAGATCCGGGGCAGGGACCGGCCGCTCAGGGAAGGCCGCCCGGCGCAGCGGGTCGACGTCCGTGCTCCCGGAGAGAAGCCGCCATCACCTCCCTCCGGAGGGGGGGCAAGGCGATTGATGCCGAAGCTCCGCCTGCGGCCGAAGAAGGCGGAACCACCGCTCGAGGCGGACGACAGCCTCGCGACCTCGGTCATCATGCCCTCGGAGTTCTGGTTCGAGGAGGCGGCGGAGGGGCGCGACGGCTTCAACTGGTCGCCGCTGTTCAACGACTTCTCGAAGACTGAGCTGATGGCGATGATCGGCGGCCTACGTCTGCTGGTCAAGAAGCCGGGCTCGATCGTCTATACCGAAGGCGAGCCCGGGGACAGCCTGTTCGTGCTGTCGAGCGGCTCGGCCAGGGTCTACCACCGGGATCAGACCGGCCACAACGATCAGGTCACGGTCCTGCACGAAGGCGAGGTCTTCGGCACGCCGTCGGTTCTATTCGCCAAACCGCGCAATCGGACCATCATCGCGCTGACCGAATGTGAGCTGCTCGAGCTCGACACAGCGACTTTCGAGGGCGTGGCTCAGACTCACCCGCGGGTGGCCGAGCTGGTCCGGGAGCTGCACGACAAACGAGCGTAGGAGCGACGATGGCGATGATACGATTCCACGGCCGCATGGCTGCTGATCTCGGGTGAGGAGCGACGATGAAGACGATAGAGGCTTCCGTACTCGCATTGTTGGTGATCTCGGCATTGGGACTGGGACCGGACGTCTTCGCGGACGAGCTGCCGGAGGTCGAAGATCGCCAGGTGTTGGGAGCGTTGAGCTACCGGATCCACTGCCTGAACTGTCACGGCAGCTCGGGCACCGGCAACGGCCCGATGGCCGAGCTGCTCAAGATCGTACCGGCTGATCTCACCCGGCTCGCCGCGCGCAACGACGGCGAGTTCCCCGCCCAGCGGATCTATCAGACGATCGACGGCCGCCAGGAGCTCGCGAGCCACGGGTCGCGGGAGATGCCGGTCTGGGG includes:
- a CDS encoding cyclic nucleotide-binding domain-containing protein, whose product is MLSWLQGKKDVNRLIARGQYAKAIKVIQKHLREDPKSVHLRKMLADVLERDGQKRRAIEVLEGLVQEFSTEGFVTKAIAVLKKIQRIDPGQSDAEEMLDTLIKIRGRDRPLREGRPAQRVDVRAPGEKPPSPPSGGGARRLMPKLRLRPKKAEPPLEADDSLATSVIMPSEFWFEEAAEGRDGFNWSPLFNDFSKTELMAMIGGLRLLVKKPGSIVYTEGEPGDSLFVLSSGSARVYHRDQTGHNDQVTVLHEGEVFGTPSVLFAKPRNRTIIALTECELLELDTATFEGVAQTHPRVAELVRELHDKRA
- a CDS encoding cytochrome c; the protein is MKTIEASVLALLVISALGLGPDVFADELPEVEDRQVLGALSYRIHCLNCHGSSGTGNGPMAELLKIVPADLTRLAARNDGEFPAQRIYQTIDGRQELASHGSREMPVWG